Proteins co-encoded in one Zerene cesonia ecotype Mississippi chromosome 3, Zerene_cesonia_1.1, whole genome shotgun sequence genomic window:
- the LOC119839466 gene encoding probable salivary secreted peptide has translation MRFLVLFILFTCVCLCENYDMIVGDTVHRKMVFHQRVKDFAIPFKKRIKTLTYNDAEKRIIKGVAAIDNDFSHASANITDGGVGYSHVTVRMKSQRHHPLNFEVEIYV, from the exons ATGCggtttttagttttgtttattttatttacgtgtgtgtgtttgtgtgagAACTACGATATGATTGTTGGCGATACGGTGCACAGGAAGATGGTTTTCCATCAGAGAGTAAAGGACTTTGCGATACCGTTCAAGAAgagaataaaaacattgacGTATAACGATGCCGAAAAACGAATAATTAAG GGTGTTGCAGCAATAGACAATGACTTTTCCCACGCCAGCGCTAATATAACAGACGGGGGCGTCGGCTATTCACACGTCACAGTAAGAATGAAAAGCCAACGGCATCACCCTCTCAACTTTGAAGTCGAAATATATGTCTAG
- the LOC119838679 gene encoding roundabout homolog 2-like — protein sequence MVAGFRCCDRKCNQLLVLLNVLIILQACLAQSRAPRIKEHPADTIVGRSEPATLRCVAEGKPKPSIQWYKDGSPVAPTDHPHRVLLEDGLLFLRVMRGKKESDEGVYWCVARNTVGEAVSKNATLTIAVLRDEFRNEPKDVKVASGEPALFECASPKGAPEPSVHWVKDGRTLDVDVNGRIAIVDGGNLKIIESLPTDSGVYKCVASNVAGERQSRPATLLVLRRPHFLVKPNNITALINQNVEFHCQASPESDVSVTWSRDKGQLSPYAIIRRGSLRIDRVVSSDAGTYTCRAESQAGTSVASATLTVHSLPHFTRVPSDQTAWEGESVSFPCEADGSPRPIIFWTMEGSQELIFPNSEHASGSLYLNRVLTRHAGRLTCVAVSAAGSALHTITLQVLRREANSFNGNLESSSPHPDLNKPQNHPPMTQYELVQARRYLQQDVLVLRRVEGISSTTLKIVWDVLTDYNEYLEGVKIWFNGTSLNKQHAIEFPDLQTNSSVDSLIELTKFENFTMTTVHNSGSSSHVLTGLIPYAKYNIFLMPFYKLLLGKPSNMKIGFTEEDVPTAAPQSVTAGVINSTSAWIRWEPPPVYTWNGDISGYLIEVRVGGSNNGRVVGQMSLGAKTRAAAASSLRAGGRYIARAAAVTRRGHGPFSAPAQIHMLPTQSQRHYVQTEPARDKAILSVFQETWLLILSLILLGIILVGAGIIIYLRQKQSKQRKSHNAASTPITNTQQCLLGKEAVWMRERPLYETNEPRVEMLNCHQSLLHGSNTIGTMTMEAEYSLPQHAIATSNIILQEDNRKYPPEPYASSAIYSELNYQDHHTDAEDSCIKCAVSPGSYDNSMVRSFAESNQYSNEECSTCCRSSSNSSTLTKDYSDMTKCGNGDDQDISIEECPSCKTAQSKSSSQHDANKEWTAIAEVEYDYPQWQWLARENSFRQVSQEPRYATQARSTRSDQNCRMNLCDILPPPPYERESPYREMHPYGSQTGASGCSGHSYRS from the exons ATGGTCGCGGGATTTCGTTGTTGTGATAGAAAGTGCAATCAGTTATTAGTACTTTTGaatgttttgattattttacaGGCGTGTTTAg CCCAAAGCCGGGCTCCCCGTATAAAGGAACACCCAGCTGACACCATAGTCGGGAGAAGCGAACCCGCTACCCTCCGTTGCGTGGCCGAAGGAAAGCCCAAACCATCGATCCAGTGGTACAAGGACGGCAGCCCTGTTGCACCCACTGACCACCCACATAGAGTTTTACTTGAAGATGGCCTATTGTTTCTCAG GGTTATGCGTGGTAAGAAGGAGAGTGACGAGGGCGTCTACTGGTGCGTCGCACGTAACACTGTCGGGGAAGCAGTTAGCAAGAACGCGACGCTGACCATTGCAG TTCTCCGCGATGAATTCAGAAACGAACCAAAAGATGTTAAAGTGGCGAGTGGGGAGCCGGCACTATTCGAATGTGCTTCGCCGAAAGGGGCACCAGAGCCCTCAGTACATTGGGTTAAAGATGGAAGAACACTAGATGTCGATGTCAATGGAAG GATAGCAATAGTGGACGGTGGTAATTTAAAGATTATCGAAAGTCTTCCAACCGATAGCGGTGTATATAAATGTGTGGCGTCTAATGTTGCCGGAGAACGACAATCTCGCCCTGCCACATTACTCGTATTACGAAGACCACATTTTCTAGTGAaacctaataatataacgGCACTGATTAACCAGAACGTTGAGTTTCATTGTCAA GCCTCGCCAGAGTCAGATGTGTCAGTGACATGGTCTCGGGACAAAGGTCAACTATCTCCTTATGCGATAATACGAAGAGGTTCTTTGAGAATTGATAGAGTGGTGTCTTCCGATGCTGGCACTTATACATGTAGAGCTGAAAGTCAAGCGGGAACTAGTGTTGCTAGTGCAACTCTTACTGTACATT CTTTACCTCATTTCACACGTGTGCCTTCTGATCAAACTGCTTGGGAGGGAGAATCAGTTTCGTTTCCATGTGAAGCTGATGGTTCACCAAGGCCAATAATATTTTGGACAATGGAGGGGTCTCag GAACTCATATTTCCAAATTCAGAACACGCTTCGGGATCGCTTTATTTGAATCGGGTTTTGACTCGCCATGCGGGTAGATTGACGTGTGTCGCTGTGAGTGCTGCAGGAAGTGCTTTACATACGATTACTTTACAG gtACTAAGAAGGGAAGCCAATTCCTTCAATGGTAATCTGGAATCATCATCTCCGCATCCCGATTTAAATAAGCCCCAAAATCATCCGCCAATGACGCAATATGAATTAGTACAAGCCCGTAGATACTTACAACAAGATGTTCTAGTGTTAAGGAGAGTTGAAGGAATATCATCAACCACACTCAAAATTGTTTGGGAT gtaCTCACAGATTACAACGAATATTTAGAAGGGGTAAAAATATGGTTTAATGGAAcatctttaaataaacaacacgCAATAGAATTTCCAGATTTACAAACCAATAGTAGTGTAGATAGTCTTATAGAATTAACTAAATTCGAAAATTTCACTATGACTACGGTCCATAATAGCGGATCGTCGAGCCACGTTCTAACAGGGTTGATACCATATGCCaagtataacatatttttgatgCCATTTTATAAGTTGCTACTTGGAAAACCGTCCAACATGAAGATCGGTTTTACCGAGGAAGATG TACCTACAGCGGCACCACAAAGTGTGACGGCTGGAGTTATAAATTCAACATCAGCGTGGATTCGTTGGGAACCGCCACCAGTATACACGTGGAATGGAGATATTTCAGGATATTTG atCGAGGTGCGAGTGGGAGGCAGTAATAACGGTCGCGTAGTTGGCCAGATGTCTCTAGGCGCTAAAACACGCGCGGCAGCCGCAAGTTCCTTGCGCGCAGGGGGCCGGTATATCGCTCGAGCCGCCGCTGTCACACGCCGAGGCCATGGGCCCTTCAGTGCTCCAGCACAGATACACATGCTGCCTACTCAGTCACAGCGTCACTATGTACA AACGGAGCCAGCCAGAGATAAAGCGATTCTGTCAGTGTTCCAAGAAACTtggcttttaattttaagtttgattttattgGGAATTATTCTAGTCGGAGCtggtattataatttatttacggcAAAAGCAATCGAAGCAACGGAAGAGTCACAATGCAGCGA GCACTCCAATTACGAATACTCAACAATGTTTGCTCGGCAAAGAAGCAGTGTGGATGCGAGAAAGGCCTTTGTACGAAACTAATGAGCCGCGCGTTGAAATGCTGAATTGTCATCAAAGTCTTTTACATG GTAGCAACACTATCGGTACGATGACCATGGAAGCAGAATACAGTCTACCTCAACACGCGATTGCTACTAGCAATATAATCCTACAAGAGGATAATAGGAAGTATCCGCCAGAACCATATGCGTCTAGTGCTATATACAGTGAATTAAATTACCAG gacCATCACACAGATGCCGAAGATTCCTGCATTAAATGTGCAGTCAGTCCTGGGTCCTATGACAATAGCATGGTTAGATCGTTCGCGGAAAGCAATCAGTATTCAAACGAAGAATGTTCCACATGCTGTAGAAGTAGTAGCAATAGTTCAACGTTAACTAAGGACTATAGTGATATGACGAAATGTGGTAACGGTGATGATCAAGACATCTCAATAGAAGAGTGTCCTTCATGTAAAACAGCACAATCTAAATCATCAAGTCAGCATGATGCTAACAAAGAGTGGACAGCAATTGCTGAGGTTGAATATGATTACCCTCAATGGCAATGGTTGGCAAGGGAAAATAGTTTTAGACAAGTATCACAAGAACCGAGGTACGCCACTCAAGCGAGATCCACGAGAAGTGATCAGAACTGTAGAATGAATTTGTGTGATATTCTTCCACCGCCGCCATACGAAAG GGAATCGCCATATCGAGAAATGCATCCATACGGCTCACAAACTGGTGCTTCGGGCTGTTCAGGACATTCGTACCGAAGCTAA